A portion of the Rhinopithecus roxellana isolate Shanxi Qingling chromosome 19, ASM756505v1, whole genome shotgun sequence genome contains these proteins:
- the MIEF2 gene encoding mitochondrial dynamics protein MID49, with amino-acid sequence MAEFSQKRGKRRGDEGLGSMVDFLLANARLVLGVGGAAVLGIATLAVKRFIDRATSPRDEDDTKGDSWKELSLLKATPHLQPRPPPAALSQPVLPLAPSPSAPEGPAETDPEVTSQLSSPAPLCLTLQERLLAFERDRVTIPAAQVALAKQLAGDIALELQAYFRSKFPELPFGAFVPGGPLYDGLQAGAADHVRLLVPLVLEPGLWSLVPGVDTVARDPRCWAVRRTQLEFCPRGSSPWDRFLVGGYLSSRILLELLRKALAASVNWPAIGSLLGCLIWPSMVSEELLLEVQHERLELTVAVLVAVPGADADDRLLLAWPLEGLAGNLWLQDLYPVEAARLRALDDHDAGTRRRLLLLLCAVCRGCSALGQLGRGHLTQVVLRLGEDNVDWTEAALGERFLQALELLIGSLEQASLPCHFNPSVNLFSSLREEEIDDIGYALYSGLQEPEGLL; translated from the exons ATGGCAGAGTTCTCCCAGAAACGGGGGAAGCGGCGTGGCGACGAGGGGCTGGGCAGCATGGTGGACTTCCTCCTGGCCAATGCCCGCCTAGTGCTGGGCGTGGGCGGGGCTGCTGTGCTGGGCATTGCCACCCTGGCCGTGAAACGG TTCATTGACAGGGCCACTAGCCCGCGGGACGAGGATGACACCAAGGGAGACAGCTGGAAGGAACTGAGCCTGCTCAAGGCCACACCACACCTGCAGCCCCGGCCTCCACCTGCTGCCCTCAGCCAGCCAGTGTTGCCCTTGGCCCCCTCGCCCTCTGCCCCAG AGGGGCCTGCAGAAACTGATCCTGAGGTGACATCACAGCTCAGCTCCCCAGCACCGCTGTGTCTGACACTGCAGGAGAGGCTGCTGGCCTTCGAGCGGGACCGTGTGACCATCCCAGCAGCCCAGGTGGCTTTGGCCAAACAGCTGGCTGGCGACATTGCCCTGGAGCTGCAGGCCTACTTTCGGAGCAAGTTCCCAGAACTGCCCTTTGGGGCATTTGTGCCTGGGGGGCCGCTGTATGATGGGCTGCAGGCAGGGGCCGCGGACCATGTGCGTCTCCTGGTGCCACTGGTGCTGGAGCCGGGCCTATGGAGCCTGGTGCCGGGCGTGGACACTGTGGCGAGGGACCCTCGCTGCTGGGCCGTGCGCAGGACTCAGCTTGAGTTCTGCCCCCGCGGGAGCAGCCCCTGGGACCGCTTCCTGGTCGGGGGCTACCTCTCTTCCCGCATCCTGCTGGAGCTACTCCGCAAGGCGCTGGCTGCCTCTGTCAACTGGCCGGCCATTGGCAGTCTTCTTGGGTGCCTGATCTGGCCCAGCATGGTCTCAGAGGAGCTGCTGCTCGAGGTGCAGCACGAGCGCCTGGAGCTCACCGTGGCTGTGCTTGTGGCAGTCCCTGGAGCCGATGCTGACGACCGCCTCCTCTTGGCCTGGCCTCTGGAGGGGTTGGCGGGGAACCTCTGGCTGCAGGACCTGTATCCAGTGGAGGCTGCAAGGCTGCGAGCCCTGGACGATCATGACGCTGGGACTCGCCGGcggctgctgctgttgctgtgtGCTGTCTGCCGTGGCTGCTCAGCCCTGGGTCAGCTGGGCCGGGGTCACCTGACCCAGGTGGTCCTGCGTCTGGGGGAGGACAATGTGGACTGGACGGAGGCGGCCTTGGGTGAGCGCTTCCTGCAAGCCCTGGAACTGCTCATCGGCAGCCTGGAGCAGGCCAGCCTGCCCTGCCACTTCAACCCCAGCGTGAACCTCTTCAGCAGCTTGCGTGAAGAGGAGATTGACGACATTGGCTATGCGCTGTACAGTGGCCTACAGGAGCCCGAGGGGCTGCTCTAG